One stretch of Fictibacillus sp. b24 DNA includes these proteins:
- a CDS encoding SOS response-associated peptidase yields MCGRYMLYYDKDVIIDAFNLMNEFDYEERFNIAPSQNILAIVKASNGNRAGYMKWGLVPKWADDPKIGNKLINARSETVDEKPSFKESFYKRRCLIPASGFYEWVKEGNKKQPYQFSLVHNKPFAFAGIWSRWAGVVDGKEEERITCSILTKTSNSSMEKYHNRMPVILEAGEGDVWLDRCAEKDNLLSILHNNNPELFVEQVSSELNLNTR; encoded by the coding sequence ATGTGTGGTAGATATATGCTTTATTACGACAAAGATGTGATTATTGATGCTTTTAACTTAATGAATGAATTTGATTATGAAGAACGCTTTAACATTGCCCCAAGCCAAAATATTCTTGCGATCGTAAAAGCCAGTAACGGCAACCGGGCAGGGTACATGAAATGGGGCCTCGTTCCTAAATGGGCAGATGATCCGAAAATCGGTAATAAATTGATCAATGCTAGAAGTGAAACGGTTGATGAGAAACCAAGCTTTAAAGAATCTTTTTACAAAAGAAGATGCTTGATACCAGCAAGCGGGTTTTACGAATGGGTAAAAGAAGGAAATAAAAAACAGCCTTATCAGTTTTCTTTGGTACATAATAAGCCGTTCGCTTTTGCTGGTATATGGTCAAGGTGGGCTGGTGTGGTAGATGGAAAAGAAGAGGAAAGGATTACGTGTTCTATCCTTACGAAAACGTCCAATTCTTCTATGGAGAAATACCATAATCGTATGCCCGTTATTCTTGAGGCTGGTGAAGGAGATGTCTGGCTAGATCGCTGCGCGGAAAAAGATAACTTGCTATCCATTCTGCATAACAATAATCCTGAGCTATTTGTCGAACAAGTTTCATCAGAATTAAATCTGAATACAAGATAA
- a CDS encoding Cof-type HAD-IIB family hydrolase produces MNDKIVFFDIDGTLVNDEKKIPDSTKESIRQLKKNGVHVAIATGRGPFMFEPIREELEVDSFVSFNGSYVVFKDEVIHKTPLSRESILKIEAEAEQAGHPLVYLDHERATSNADNHEIIKNCTFNLMPSYPVYHPGFYKENEVYQVLLFCQEQHEHVYRDGYKGTFDFIRWHENALDILPTGGSKAKGIEAFMKQMNMKPENVYAFGDALNDIEMLTAAGTGIAMGNGMKEAKEAANYVTKSVDENGIYHGLKHFGLI; encoded by the coding sequence ATGAATGACAAAATAGTGTTTTTTGATATAGATGGAACGCTTGTTAACGATGAGAAGAAAATTCCTGACAGCACGAAAGAGAGTATCAGACAGCTAAAGAAGAATGGAGTGCATGTTGCCATTGCGACAGGCCGCGGACCATTTATGTTTGAACCGATTCGTGAAGAATTAGAAGTAGATTCATTTGTAAGTTTTAACGGTTCTTACGTAGTATTTAAAGATGAAGTGATTCATAAAACGCCTTTATCAAGAGAATCGATACTAAAGATTGAAGCAGAAGCAGAACAAGCGGGTCATCCTCTTGTTTATTTGGATCATGAAAGAGCAACGAGTAATGCGGATAATCATGAGATCATTAAGAACTGCACGTTTAATCTAATGCCGAGCTATCCTGTTTATCATCCTGGTTTTTACAAAGAAAATGAAGTCTATCAAGTATTATTATTCTGCCAGGAACAACACGAACATGTATACCGTGATGGATACAAAGGAACGTTTGATTTTATCCGCTGGCACGAAAATGCATTAGATATCCTTCCAACAGGCGGTTCAAAAGCTAAAGGAATTGAAGCGTTCATGAAGCAAATGAACATGAAACCTGAGAATGTATACGCGTTTGGTGATGCGTTGAACGATATTGAGATGTTAACGGCAGCAGGAACCGGAATCGCGATGGGTAACGGTATGAAAGAAGCAAAAGAAGCAGCGAATTATGTAACAAAGTCAGTTGATGAGAACGGGATCTATCACGGATTGAAGCATTTTGGATTAATTTAA
- a CDS encoding GerAB/ArcD/ProY family transporter, with protein MKTYKIDIQQYFIIIVLFELGSAILVGLGMDAGRDAWFAILLGMLCGMVLFLGYFFLYNQFPEMSLTQYLQVLFGKYVGKILGFCYLMYFMYLASRVLRDFGSLLLSAVFVQTPIIVVNTLMIATIVYVLKLGFEVLVRTGEIIFSLVILLGVTLAILVLSADLMEYNYLLPILGKGFMPVLKAAFPVTPTFPFGEMVVFTMLFPYLKTTKKSKALTVGLVAMAISGIILSATVAMDIAILGGHVATHVYFPLLAAVAKINLGEFIQRLDALVVFTLIIGGFFKISVFFYVAVKAAQDVFGVKDEKKLIGPMGIILILSSIIIAANYVEHITEGLRVVPHYIHVPFQVVLPALFILVFLMRRKKLKHFASSPSTSTK; from the coding sequence ATGAAAACGTATAAGATAGATATTCAGCAATATTTTATTATCATCGTTTTGTTTGAACTAGGCAGTGCCATCCTTGTAGGTCTCGGAATGGATGCAGGACGAGATGCCTGGTTTGCCATCCTGCTCGGCATGCTATGCGGGATGGTCCTCTTCTTAGGTTATTTCTTTTTGTACAATCAATTTCCAGAGATGTCATTAACGCAATATCTTCAAGTCTTGTTCGGAAAGTATGTAGGAAAAATATTAGGCTTCTGTTATTTAATGTATTTTATGTACTTGGCTTCAAGGGTACTGCGTGACTTTGGGAGTCTGCTATTATCTGCCGTGTTTGTTCAGACACCGATCATAGTTGTAAATACATTAATGATAGCAACAATTGTATATGTCTTGAAACTAGGCTTTGAAGTACTTGTAAGAACAGGGGAAATTATTTTTTCTCTGGTGATCCTTTTAGGAGTGACATTGGCCATCCTCGTATTATCAGCAGATTTAATGGAATACAATTACTTGCTTCCGATCCTAGGAAAAGGCTTTATGCCAGTCTTAAAGGCCGCTTTTCCTGTAACACCTACGTTTCCTTTTGGAGAAATGGTTGTTTTTACGATGCTGTTTCCATATCTGAAAACAACAAAAAAAAGCAAGGCATTAACCGTAGGATTAGTGGCTATGGCGATTAGCGGAATAATATTAAGTGCGACAGTTGCGATGGATATTGCGATCCTCGGCGGACATGTTGCAACTCATGTCTATTTCCCGTTACTTGCAGCAGTAGCGAAAATAAATCTAGGAGAGTTTATTCAGAGGTTAGATGCATTGGTCGTGTTCACCTTAATTATTGGAGGTTTTTTTAAGATCTCAGTCTTTTTCTACGTAGCAGTCAAGGCGGCTCAAGATGTTTTTGGTGTGAAGGATGAAAAAAAGCTGATCGGGCCGATGGGGATTATTCTAATTCTTTCTTCCATCATTATTGCAGCAAACTATGTGGAGCATATTACTGAAGGGTTAAGAGTAGTGCCGCATTATATTCATGTACCTTTTCAAGTTGTCTTACCAGCCCTTTTCATACTTGTTTTCTTGATGAGAAGGAAGAAGCTTAAGCACTTTGCTTCTTCTCCATCCACTTCGACAAAATAA
- a CDS encoding patatin-like phospholipase family protein: MENSGLILEGGGMRGVYTAGVLDVFMENNLYFPYVIGASAGACNAVSYLSRQHGRNRTVNLEFSSHPEYISYKNWLFKKKGLFGMDFIFDELPNRLVPFDYQAFKQSEERFVVVVTDVRTGKPVYLSREDYEEMDISKVLRASSSIPFIAPVVELAGGHMMDGGIADPIPVHKALDDGVKKGVVVLTQNHGYRKKKPKMTWVTKRFYPEYTGLDESLRGRYLKYNETLDFIEEEEEKGNLFVLRPLEKMKVKRVERDPKRLGVLYEQGRLDALNQLEQLKNWLAN; this comes from the coding sequence TTGGAGAACTCTGGACTTATTCTTGAAGGTGGAGGAATGCGTGGGGTATATACCGCGGGTGTACTTGATGTTTTCATGGAGAACAATCTTTACTTTCCATATGTAATAGGAGCTTCTGCAGGAGCCTGTAATGCTGTCTCTTATCTTTCCAGACAACATGGGAGAAATCGAACGGTTAACCTGGAATTCAGCTCACACCCAGAATACATTTCATATAAAAATTGGCTGTTTAAGAAAAAGGGATTGTTCGGTATGGATTTTATTTTTGATGAGCTTCCTAACCGGTTAGTACCTTTTGATTATCAAGCGTTTAAGCAGTCAGAAGAGCGTTTTGTTGTGGTTGTTACAGATGTTAGAACAGGAAAACCTGTATATTTAAGCAGGGAAGATTATGAAGAGATGGATATCTCTAAAGTTTTGCGTGCCTCGTCATCGATCCCATTTATTGCTCCTGTGGTTGAGCTTGCGGGTGGGCACATGATGGACGGTGGCATTGCAGATCCCATCCCTGTTCATAAAGCTTTAGATGACGGGGTGAAAAAAGGAGTAGTCGTACTCACGCAAAACCATGGATATCGCAAGAAGAAGCCGAAAATGACGTGGGTGACCAAGCGTTTTTACCCTGAGTATACTGGACTTGATGAAAGCTTACGAGGCCGTTATTTAAAATATAACGAAACTTTGGATTTTATAGAGGAAGAAGAGGAAAAGGGGAATCTATTCGTTCTGCGTCCGCTAGAGAAGATGAAAGTAAAACGAGTGGAGCGGGACCCAAAACGACTCGGAGTCCTTTATGAACAAGGCAGACTAGATGCACTAAACCAGCTTGAACAACTAAAAAATTGGCTAGCAAACTAA
- a CDS encoding SH3 domain-containing protein translates to MKVNQKFFQIFLIAILMMATYHVSPAYAETKSATVNATSLNVRSEPSTSAKQIGSLKKGAAVKVFKTEKGWANIAFNGGRAWVSAEFLNISNVPSRNAQSQNGTSLSKNAKVTATSLYVRSGAGTQYKALGSLKNGTIVTVVKEEGKWSNITYGSLKGWVSNAYLLIQSGQAPAVQNPKPADPKPVNTGKSGTVTATYLNFRTSGNLNAPIIGSLKNGTTVRIISESGSWMSIQTSDGKKGWVSSQYISIISGSSPVVSSPKPESKPPAAPPASVLKKVVVMADGVNIRQGPSTSYLIVGQVNQGDEFAYIQSKNDWIQLKLPNGNSAWVAGWLVAVQQTSSSPNQNPVPKPSFGGLKGKRIVIDPGHGGYDPGAVGKSSKTLEADLTLMSARLLATELSKAGAVVILTRSDSSYISLNKRVEISHYHFADAFVSLHYNSAADKSATGLLTFYYGQKDIKLADSVHTGLLQANTGLKGGNVRFGNFHVLRENKQPAVLVELGFLSNPSDEMTIKTNSFQSKAAAGITSGLAKYFQ, encoded by the coding sequence GTGAAAGTAAATCAGAAATTTTTTCAGATTTTCCTTATTGCGATCCTCATGATGGCTACGTATCACGTTAGTCCTGCATATGCAGAAACGAAAAGCGCTACAGTGAATGCAACAAGCTTAAATGTTCGCTCAGAACCTTCTACATCTGCCAAACAAATCGGCTCATTAAAAAAAGGTGCTGCTGTTAAGGTATTTAAGACTGAAAAAGGGTGGGCAAACATTGCGTTCAATGGTGGAAGAGCTTGGGTAAGTGCTGAGTTTTTGAACATAAGTAATGTTCCATCACGAAATGCTCAATCTCAAAACGGAACAAGTTTATCAAAGAATGCAAAAGTAACTGCGACTTCCTTATATGTTCGAAGTGGGGCTGGTACACAATATAAAGCGCTAGGTTCGCTTAAAAACGGAACCATTGTCACCGTTGTAAAAGAAGAGGGCAAGTGGTCGAACATTACATATGGTTCTTTAAAAGGGTGGGTTAGTAACGCTTACCTGTTGATTCAATCAGGACAAGCACCAGCTGTTCAAAATCCAAAACCTGCAGATCCAAAACCAGTGAATACAGGAAAATCAGGAACGGTTACCGCTACATATTTAAATTTCCGTACCTCAGGAAATTTGAACGCTCCTATTATTGGTTCTTTAAAGAATGGCACAACTGTTCGAATCATATCCGAATCTGGCAGCTGGATGTCCATTCAAACATCTGACGGAAAAAAAGGATGGGTATCGAGTCAATATATATCAATTATTAGCGGAAGCTCACCGGTAGTATCGAGTCCAAAACCTGAATCAAAACCACCAGCAGCACCTCCAGCATCTGTTTTGAAAAAGGTGGTTGTTATGGCGGATGGTGTGAATATCAGGCAAGGACCTTCAACGTCATATTTAATTGTTGGTCAAGTTAATCAAGGGGACGAATTTGCTTATATTCAATCTAAGAATGATTGGATACAGTTAAAGCTGCCAAACGGTAATAGTGCCTGGGTTGCTGGATGGTTAGTAGCTGTTCAGCAAACATCCTCTTCTCCTAATCAAAATCCCGTACCTAAACCTTCTTTTGGGGGATTAAAAGGAAAAAGGATTGTTATTGATCCCGGTCATGGCGGGTATGATCCCGGAGCTGTCGGAAAATCATCTAAAACATTAGAAGCTGATCTTACACTGATGAGTGCGAGATTGTTAGCAACAGAGCTAAGCAAGGCAGGTGCCGTCGTAATACTGACACGCAGTGACAGCAGCTATATCTCATTAAACAAACGTGTAGAGATTAGCCATTATCATTTTGCAGATGCATTTGTAAGTTTGCATTATAATTCGGCTGCAGATAAATCAGCAACAGGCCTTTTAACCTTTTATTACGGCCAAAAAGATATTAAATTAGCAGATTCTGTTCACACAGGGTTGCTTCAAGCGAACACAGGACTTAAAGGCGGAAATGTACGATTTGGAAATTTTCACGTTCTTCGTGAGAACAAACAGCCTGCCGTTTTGGTTGAATTAGGTTTTTTATCTAATCCATCCGACGAAATGACGATCAAGACCAATTCCTTTCAATCAAAAGCAGCTGCAGGAATAACGAGCGGACTGGCTAAATATTTTCAATAA
- a CDS encoding alpha/beta-type small acid-soluble spore protein: MARNNSNELSVAGAQAALDQMKYEIASEFGVQLGPDTTSRANGSVGGEITKRLVQMAEQQLGGGYRR; this comes from the coding sequence ATGGCACGTAACAATTCTAATGAATTATCAGTAGCTGGAGCACAAGCAGCTTTGGATCAAATGAAGTATGAAATCGCTTCTGAGTTTGGTGTACAACTAGGACCTGACACAACATCCCGTGCGAATGGATCTGTTGGTGGTGAAATCACTAAACGTCTTGTCCAAATGGCAGAACAGCAACTAGGTGGCGGATACCGTCGCTAA
- a CDS encoding EamA family transporter, with amino-acid sequence MGNQDNKDFSRWKGIGLTLAGASLWGFSGNAAEWIFSHSAVTATWLVSVRMMMAGALLLILVSLHHNIFEVWRNKRDRIDLIIFSLTGMLGAQLTFFLSIEAGNAPTATLLQFLGPVFITIYFALKFLKWPKRKEWIAVLMALSGTFLLLTNGSLDEITVSKEAIFWGVLSGVSVAVYTVYPVRLLKRYASATIVGWAMLLGGLSVSIFTQPWQAGFIDWSLSLFWMLSFVVVFGTLLPFYLYLDSLKYITSTETSLLGSAEPLVATIVSVVWLGTAFGNFQTAGGMLIILTVFLLSMPEKGILKIGGTVNK; translated from the coding sequence ATGGGAAATCAAGACAATAAAGATTTTTCCCGATGGAAAGGAATAGGACTGACATTAGCCGGTGCTTCGCTTTGGGGTTTCTCCGGTAACGCAGCAGAATGGATCTTCTCCCATTCAGCCGTAACAGCGACATGGCTAGTGTCTGTTCGAATGATGATGGCAGGTGCACTGCTTTTAATCCTTGTTTCACTTCATCATAATATTTTTGAAGTTTGGAGAAACAAAAGAGACAGAATCGATTTGATTATTTTTTCATTAACAGGAATGTTAGGCGCTCAGCTTACGTTCTTTTTAAGTATCGAGGCAGGTAACGCACCGACAGCAACTCTTCTTCAATTTCTAGGGCCAGTGTTCATCACAATCTATTTTGCTTTAAAATTTTTAAAATGGCCAAAACGAAAAGAATGGATTGCCGTACTCATGGCTCTTTCAGGAACCTTTTTGCTGTTAACAAACGGAAGTTTAGACGAGATCACGGTTTCAAAAGAAGCGATCTTCTGGGGTGTGTTGTCAGGGGTTTCTGTCGCTGTTTATACCGTTTATCCTGTTCGGCTGTTAAAGAGATACGCGTCTGCAACCATCGTAGGGTGGGCAATGCTATTGGGAGGATTGTCTGTTTCGATTTTTACGCAGCCGTGGCAGGCAGGTTTTATTGATTGGTCGTTGTCTTTATTCTGGATGCTTTCATTTGTTGTGGTATTCGGGACCCTGTTGCCGTTTTATCTATACTTAGACAGCTTAAAATACATTACATCAACAGAGACGAGTTTGCTTGGAAGTGCTGAACCATTAGTGGCAACCATCGTTTCGGTTGTTTGGTTGGGAACGGCTTTTGGGAACTTTCAAACAGCAGGAGGCATGCTCATCATTTTAACCGTCTTTTTACTCTCCATGCCTGAAAAAGGGATATTGAAAATTGGCGGAACTGTTAATAAGTAA
- a CDS encoding ABC transporter ATP-binding protein: MIEAHKLNKHFKIYETKKGFIGSFASLLSTKHHIVKAVNDISFSIEEGEFVGYIGPNGAGKSTTIKMLSGILHPTSGEIKVGGLSPQKRRKEVAKKIGIVFGQRTQLWWDLPLRDSFDILKEMYKVPDGKYEQFLKLYDDMLQIGKFMDTPVRKLSLGQRMRGDLAAAMIHDPDVLFLDEPTIGLDVNAKTSIRAFLKELNQNEKKTILLTTHDMDDIEQLCSRVIVINHGQLVLDGTLEDLRKNIGLPSVMEIQYRVKPNIKEISLNGIEKMKWEEEKLVIDYDRSIIPSPLLLQNVTKWGEPVDIQMKEPDIEEVIQKIY; this comes from the coding sequence ATGATTGAAGCTCACAAGCTCAACAAGCATTTTAAAATCTATGAAACAAAAAAGGGATTTATCGGATCATTTGCTTCTCTTCTTTCCACTAAACATCACATTGTAAAAGCAGTAAACGATATTTCTTTTTCAATTGAAGAAGGAGAATTTGTGGGCTATATCGGGCCTAACGGTGCGGGTAAATCTACCACGATTAAGATGCTGTCTGGCATCCTTCACCCTACTAGCGGAGAAATTAAAGTCGGTGGTCTGAGCCCGCAAAAAAGAAGAAAAGAAGTTGCCAAGAAAATAGGGATCGTCTTCGGTCAGCGTACACAGCTTTGGTGGGACCTTCCTTTAAGGGACTCTTTTGATATTTTAAAAGAAATGTACAAAGTACCTGACGGAAAGTATGAGCAGTTTTTAAAATTATACGATGATATGCTTCAGATCGGAAAGTTTATGGATACTCCAGTTCGCAAGCTGTCTTTAGGTCAGCGGATGCGCGGCGATCTTGCAGCGGCGATGATACATGACCCAGATGTACTTTTTTTAGATGAGCCTACGATCGGTCTCGATGTAAACGCCAAAACAAGTATTCGAGCTTTCTTGAAAGAACTGAACCAAAATGAGAAAAAAACAATCCTGTTAACGACACATGATATGGATGATATTGAACAGCTTTGCAGCAGGGTGATCGTGATTAACCACGGACAACTTGTTCTTGATGGAACATTAGAAGACCTGCGAAAAAATATTGGATTGCCAAGTGTAATGGAGATCCAATATCGGGTTAAGCCAAATATTAAGGAAATATCGTTAAACGGCATTGAAAAAATGAAGTGGGAAGAAGAAAAGCTAGTGATTGATTATGACCGCTCGATCATCCCCTCCCCTCTTTTGCTTCAAAACGTAACAAAATGGGGAGAACCAGTCGATATCCAGATGAAAGAGCCAGATATTGAGGAAGTGATTCAAAAGATTTACTAG
- a CDS encoding DUF6359 domain-containing protein, protein MKMTKKFTNIGIMLAMVLSMILPLQQTASAADVLTVSEAIANQNQTGQTVEGYIVGTVKGGNGASISYQLTSPFTQDTNLAIADSPNETDKTKILPVQLPTAVRAALNLKSNPDNLGKKVQITGDLLEYYSVPGHKNAKSFTFVDGTPPEPKVEDVTTSLKGGIVSKGSSVSLSTTTPDAAIYYTVDGSNPTTDSTLYTAPITINEDITIKAIAVKEGLKNSSIAEFKYQVALSGLRIHDIQGAGHNSPVADKAVEGIEGIVTKVVDARNFYMQDLEPDNDSNTSEGILVYKPNHGQTEGNVVSVNGQVKEWVLEGYSDKLNTDLAMTEINADKSLVTTVEEGQELPETTVIGMFGLQQPTNVIDNDKFTEFDPNEDGIDFYESLEGMLVEINNPAVIAPQKYGELVVLPDHGEYSRLNSAGGLNITEFDYNPERIFVDMGDEDFVAKSGDYFEGAITGVVSYGFSNYKVLTDVEDLPAFVEGNTKPEVTRIHEKHKELTIASFNVENFTANEKGTSDEKVSRIADSIVHNLKSPDIVGLVEMQDGNGSINDGTTDAKESADRLIAEITAQGGPEYVYTDIAPENNQDGGQPGGNIRVGFIYNPERVSLAEGTKGTSTEAVDYKDGKLTLNPGRIDPMNPAFEDSRKPVAAQFEFNGESVIVVANHFNSKGGDQPLFGKNQPPFLGSEVQRKEIAEIVNGFVKDVKEEDKNAKVVLLGDFNDFEFTDSLEILKGNELTNMIEKVPFNERFTYSYQGNAQVLDHILVTNNMAKKTKVDIVHINSQFMEEHGRASDHDPVLIQVKLDKVR, encoded by the coding sequence ATGAAAATGACGAAAAAATTCACAAATATAGGTATCATGTTAGCGATGGTACTTAGCATGATTTTACCACTGCAGCAAACCGCTTCGGCAGCTGACGTGCTTACGGTTAGTGAGGCGATAGCTAACCAGAATCAAACTGGTCAGACTGTTGAAGGTTATATTGTTGGTACTGTAAAGGGTGGAAATGGCGCATCTATTTCTTACCAACTTACAAGTCCTTTTACGCAAGATACGAATTTAGCTATTGCAGATTCTCCTAACGAAACAGATAAAACTAAGATTTTGCCTGTTCAATTGCCCACAGCTGTAAGAGCAGCGTTGAATCTTAAAAGCAATCCCGATAACCTTGGGAAAAAAGTTCAAATAACAGGTGACTTATTAGAATACTACTCTGTACCTGGACATAAGAACGCTAAATCTTTTACATTTGTAGACGGAACTCCTCCTGAACCAAAAGTTGAAGATGTTACAACATCATTAAAAGGTGGAATTGTTTCAAAAGGAAGTAGTGTTTCTCTTTCAACTACAACACCAGATGCAGCAATCTATTACACAGTAGATGGATCAAACCCAACTACAGACAGCACACTATACACTGCTCCTATTACGATTAATGAAGATATAACGATAAAGGCGATTGCTGTAAAAGAAGGTCTTAAGAACAGCAGCATTGCTGAGTTTAAATATCAAGTAGCACTATCAGGACTTCGCATTCATGATATCCAAGGTGCTGGTCACAATTCACCTGTTGCAGATAAAGCAGTTGAAGGTATAGAGGGCATTGTAACAAAAGTGGTAGATGCCAGGAACTTCTACATGCAAGATTTGGAACCAGATAACGATTCTAATACATCTGAAGGAATCCTTGTATATAAGCCAAATCATGGACAAACGGAAGGCAATGTCGTTTCTGTAAATGGTCAAGTTAAGGAATGGGTCTTAGAAGGATACTCTGACAAACTAAATACAGATCTTGCAATGACTGAAATTAATGCTGATAAAAGTTTGGTAACAACAGTCGAAGAAGGACAAGAACTTCCTGAAACAACAGTTATCGGAATGTTCGGCCTACAACAGCCTACAAACGTAATTGATAACGATAAATTCACAGAATTCGATCCTAATGAAGATGGAATCGACTTTTATGAAAGCTTAGAAGGTATGCTTGTAGAAATCAATAACCCGGCTGTGATTGCACCTCAAAAATATGGTGAACTCGTTGTTCTTCCAGATCACGGAGAATACAGCAGACTTAATTCTGCTGGGGGATTAAACATTACTGAATTTGATTACAACCCTGAACGTATTTTCGTAGATATGGGTGATGAAGATTTCGTTGCTAAATCAGGTGACTATTTTGAAGGTGCTATTACTGGTGTTGTAAGCTATGGCTTTAGCAACTATAAAGTATTAACAGATGTGGAAGACCTTCCAGCGTTCGTTGAGGGTAATACAAAACCGGAAGTAACACGCATTCATGAAAAACATAAAGAGCTGACAATTGCGAGCTTTAACGTTGAGAATTTTACAGCAAATGAAAAGGGAACTTCAGATGAGAAAGTTAGCAGAATTGCAGACTCGATTGTTCACAACCTAAAGTCTCCTGATATCGTAGGTCTTGTAGAAATGCAAGATGGTAATGGTTCTATAAATGATGGGACTACTGACGCAAAAGAAAGCGCTGACCGCTTAATAGCTGAAATTACAGCTCAAGGCGGACCAGAATATGTTTATACAGATATTGCTCCAGAAAACAACCAAGACGGTGGACAGCCAGGTGGTAACATTCGTGTAGGATTCATCTACAACCCTGAGCGTGTATCGCTTGCTGAAGGTACAAAAGGGACTTCAACAGAAGCTGTAGATTACAAAGACGGCAAACTAACTCTTAACCCAGGGCGCATTGATCCAATGAATCCTGCTTTTGAAGACAGCCGTAAGCCTGTAGCAGCACAATTCGAGTTTAATGGAGAGAGTGTAATTGTTGTTGCAAACCACTTTAACTCAAAAGGCGGAGATCAGCCTCTATTCGGTAAGAACCAGCCTCCTTTCTTAGGAAGTGAAGTTCAGCGTAAAGAAATCGCAGAAATCGTAAACGGTTTTGTTAAAGATGTAAAAGAAGAGGACAAGAATGCAAAAGTAGTTCTTCTTGGAGACTTCAATGATTTTGAATTCACAGATTCACTTGAAATATTAAAAGGCAATGAGCTAACTAATATGATTGAGAAAGTACCGTTTAATGAGCGTTTCACATACTCTTATCAAGGTAACGCGCAAGTACTTGATCATATTTTAGTAACGAACAACATGGCTAAGAAAACTAAGGTAGATATCGTTCATATCAACTCACAGTTCATGGAAGAGCACGGACGTGCGAGCGACCATGATCCTGTTTTGATTCAAGTGAAGCTAGATAAAGTAAGATAA